From one Lycium ferocissimum isolate CSIRO_LF1 chromosome 7, AGI_CSIRO_Lferr_CH_V1, whole genome shotgun sequence genomic stretch:
- the LOC132062560 gene encoding late embryogenesis abundant protein 6-like — protein sequence MQAIKEKFNDMSAMRKAKAEAKEEEKAEKELAKARVEVAHEVRLAREAEAAMDLHVNKAAEKIAHEEEKHVHNINEGTLDPYAASFTNTNNPTGGDPYGLGANHSGQLNNAGTGPTNNLL from the exons ATGCAGGCTATCAAGGAAAAGTTTAATGATATGAGCGCCATGCGCAAGGCCAAAGCTGAAGCTAAGGAGGAGGAAAAA GCAGAGAAGGAGTTGGCAAAGGCAAGAGTAGAAGTAGCACATGAGGTAAGATTGGCAAGAGAGGCAGAAGCAGCCATGGATCTGCACGTGAACAAAGCTGCAGAGAAGATTGCACATGAAGAGGAAAAGCATGTTCACAACATTAATGAAGGAACCTTGGACCCTTATGCTGCCAGCTTCACCAATACTAACAATCCCACTGGAGGAGACCCTTATGGTCTTGGTGCCAACCATTCTGGTCAGCTCAATAATGCTGGAACAGGACCAACTAACAATCTTCTTTAG
- the LOC132062559 gene encoding AT-hook motif nuclear-localized protein 23-like, which produces MAGLDLGSASHHHFLPHHLQRPHDPEDDENNRNNNQFSDDNNNDNNSPSQQGGDVVARRPRGRPPGSKNKPKPPVIITRESANALRAHILEVSSGHDVFESVATYARKRQRGICILSGSGTVNNVTIRQPAAAGSVVTLHGRFEILSLSGSFLPPPAPPGATSLTIYLAGGQGQVVGGNVVGALTASGPVIVIASSFTNVAYERLPLDEENESIQMQQQQGGVSSQSGNFADPSNIGLPFLNLPLNMPNGQLQMESGGGGAGEGWNGNSGNRPQY; this is translated from the coding sequence ATGGCTGGTTTGGACTTAGGTTCAGCTTCTCACCATCATTTTCTCCCTCATCATCTCCAAAGACCGCACGATCCTGAAGATGACGAAAATAATCGGAACAATAATCAATTTTCCgatgacaacaacaacgacaataatAGCCCTTCTCAACAAGGCGGTGACGTTGTAGCACGTAGGCCAAGAGGTCGTCCGCCTGGTTCAAAAAACAAGCCTAAGCCTCCCGTGATAATAACACGGGAAAGCGCGAACGCGCTTCGTGCACATATCTTAGAAGTGAGTAGTGGCCATGATGTGTTTGAATCTGTTGCTACTTATGCAAGAAAAAGGCAAAGAGGAATATGTATATTGAGTGGTAGTGGTACGGTGAATAACGTCACCATCCGGCAGCCAGCGGCTGCAGGATCCGTGGTGACGTTACATGGTAGATTCGAGATATTATCGTTATCTGGATCTTTTTTACCACCACCCGCCCCTCCAGGAGCCACTAGCTTGACGATTTATTTAGCTGGTGGTCAAGGTCAAGTTGTTGGTGGAAACGTTGTTGGTGCACTAACTGCTTCAGGTCCGGTTATTGTAATTGCTTCTTCATTTActaatgttgcttatgagagattgcctttggatgaagaaaatgagtcaattcagatgcaacaacaacaaggtGGGGTGTCATCACAAAGTGGTAATTTTGCTGATCCATCAAATATTGGACTTCCTTTTCTTAATTTGCCACTGAATATGCCAAATGGTCAACTACAAATGGAAAGTGGAGGAGGAGGAGCAGGAGAAGGATGGAATGGAAACTCAGGAAACAGGCCACAATATTAG
- the LOC132063521 gene encoding uric acid degradation bifunctional protein TTL isoform X2, whose product MGSSLFDEKDFLACCGSTKFAKEMVLAGPFSTHQDAIHAARHIWFNKVDVTGWLEAFAAHPQIGQTPHKTPTFAQWSKGEQSTALATANESTLQELFEWNARYREKFGFVFLICASGRSTPEILAELKIRYQNRPIIEFEIAAQEQMKITELRLSKLFSDKADTAPTIKPLSTTNIATKAEDRVNIVGAHLTAATGAKPAHIPKRTRPPITTHVLDTSRGCPANDIEVRLEMWKDNLARPQFGEADIGGWILLGSSATDKDGRSGQLMNMVEALVPGVYRISFNTGKYNPDGFFPYVSIVFEIKESQKWDHFHVPLLLSPFSLSTYRGS is encoded by the exons ATGGGATCATCATTGTTTGATGAAAAAGATTTCTTGGCATGCTGTGGCAGTACCAAATTCGCCAAGGAAATGGTATTAGCTGGACCTTTTTCAACCCATCAAGATGCCATTCATGCTGCCAGACATATCTGGTTCAACAAG GTTGATGTAACTGGATGGCTTGAAGCTTTTGCTGCTCATCCTCAAATTGGTCAAACCCCTCACAAAACCCCTACTTTTGCCCA GTGGAGCAAGGGAGAGCAGTCAACAGCTCTCGCCACTGCTAATGAATCTACGTTACAG GAACTGTTTGAGTGGAATGCTCGCTATAGGGAGAAGTTTGGATTTGTCTTCTTGATATGTGCTTCAGGAAGAAGTACCCCTGAGATACTTGCAGAGTTGAAG ATACGGTACCAGAACAGACCAATAATTGAATTTGAGATTGCAGCCCAGGAGCAAATGAAAATAACTGAATTACGCCTTTCCAAGCTCTTCTCAGACAAAGCAGATACTGCTCCGACAATTAAACCCTTGTCTACAACTAATATTGCGACAAAAGCAGAAG ATCGTGTAAACATTGTTGGAGCACATTTGACTGCTGCAACTGGAGCAAAACCAGCTCATATTCCAAAGAGAACTCGCCCGCCCATTACAACCCATGTTCTGGATACTAGTCGTGGATGTCCAGCGAATGACATTGAAGTACGACTGGAGATGTGGAAAGACAACCTAGCAAGACCACAATTTGGCGAAGCTGATATTGGTGGCTGGATATTACTAGGGTCTTCAGCTACAGACAAAGATGGTCGAAGTGGTCAGTTGATGAACATGGTTGAAGCTTTGGTCCCAGGTGTATACCGGATAAGTTTCAACACCGGTAAGTACAATCCTGATGGATTTTTTCCTTATGTCTCTATTGTGTTTGAGATCAAAGAATCCCAGAAATGGGATCATTTTCATGTTCCTCTGCTGCTTTCACCATTCTCACTCTCGACATATCGAGGTAGCTAG
- the LOC132063521 gene encoding uric acid degradation bifunctional protein TTL isoform X1, translating to MGSSLFDEKDFLACCGSTKFAKEMVLAGPFSTHQDAIHAARHIWFNKVDVTGWLEAFAAHPQIGQTPHKTPTFAQWSKGEQSTALATANESTLQELFEWNARYREKFGFVFLICASGRSTPEILAELKIRYQNRPIIEFEIAAQEQMKITELRLSKLFSDKADTAPTIKPLSTTNIATKAEEDRVNIVGAHLTAATGAKPAHIPKRTRPPITTHVLDTSRGCPANDIEVRLEMWKDNLARPQFGEADIGGWILLGSSATDKDGRSGQLMNMVEALVPGVYRISFNTGKYNPDGFFPYVSIVFEIKESQKWDHFHVPLLLSPFSLSTYRGS from the exons ATGGGATCATCATTGTTTGATGAAAAAGATTTCTTGGCATGCTGTGGCAGTACCAAATTCGCCAAGGAAATGGTATTAGCTGGACCTTTTTCAACCCATCAAGATGCCATTCATGCTGCCAGACATATCTGGTTCAACAAG GTTGATGTAACTGGATGGCTTGAAGCTTTTGCTGCTCATCCTCAAATTGGTCAAACCCCTCACAAAACCCCTACTTTTGCCCA GTGGAGCAAGGGAGAGCAGTCAACAGCTCTCGCCACTGCTAATGAATCTACGTTACAG GAACTGTTTGAGTGGAATGCTCGCTATAGGGAGAAGTTTGGATTTGTCTTCTTGATATGTGCTTCAGGAAGAAGTACCCCTGAGATACTTGCAGAGTTGAAG ATACGGTACCAGAACAGACCAATAATTGAATTTGAGATTGCAGCCCAGGAGCAAATGAAAATAACTGAATTACGCCTTTCCAAGCTCTTCTCAGACAAAGCAGATACTGCTCCGACAATTAAACCCTTGTCTACAACTAATATTGCGACAAAAGCAGAAG AAGATCGTGTAAACATTGTTGGAGCACATTTGACTGCTGCAACTGGAGCAAAACCAGCTCATATTCCAAAGAGAACTCGCCCGCCCATTACAACCCATGTTCTGGATACTAGTCGTGGATGTCCAGCGAATGACATTGAAGTACGACTGGAGATGTGGAAAGACAACCTAGCAAGACCACAATTTGGCGAAGCTGATATTGGTGGCTGGATATTACTAGGGTCTTCAGCTACAGACAAAGATGGTCGAAGTGGTCAGTTGATGAACATGGTTGAAGCTTTGGTCCCAGGTGTATACCGGATAAGTTTCAACACCGGTAAGTACAATCCTGATGGATTTTTTCCTTATGTCTCTATTGTGTTTGAGATCAAAGAATCCCAGAAATGGGATCATTTTCATGTTCCTCTGCTGCTTTCACCATTCTCACTCTCGACATATCGAGGTAGCTAG